In Candidatus Contubernalis alkalaceticus, the following proteins share a genomic window:
- a CDS encoding AraC family transcriptional regulator, protein MEWLDRLNQSISYIENNLADKIDYEQAAKIACCSSFHFQRMFSYIAGVSLAEYIRRRRMTLAAFELQNSDIKVIDLALKYGYDSPTSFSRAFQNIHGVSPSGAKNEGISLRAYPRMTFLISIKGDVEVNYKIEKKEAFRIVGVKKHFELDIDENFKEVPQFWGEVFQNGVFVEISKLSNQEPLGVLGVSTCMNGKDFDYYIASATDKLIPENMYEYEVPETTWAVFECIGPMPNAIQDLQKRIITEWLPTSGYEYADAPDIEVYPAGDISSPNYKCEVWLPITKSELVSAS, encoded by the coding sequence ATGGAGTGGCTGGACAGGCTAAATCAATCAATAAGCTATATTGAGAATAACCTTGCAGATAAAATAGACTATGAACAGGCCGCAAAGATTGCCTGTTGCTCATCTTTTCATTTCCAGCGAATGTTTTCATATATAGCAGGGGTTTCACTAGCTGAGTATATCAGGCGAAGACGCATGACATTAGCTGCATTTGAGTTGCAAAACAGTGACATAAAGGTTATAGATTTAGCTTTGAAATACGGGTATGATTCACCAACCTCATTTTCACGTGCGTTTCAGAACATACATGGTGTATCGCCATCCGGCGCGAAAAATGAGGGAATTAGTCTCAGAGCCTATCCACGTATGACCTTCTTGATTTCAATTAAAGGAGATGTGGAAGTGAATTACAAAATTGAGAAAAAAGAAGCCTTTCGGATTGTGGGAGTTAAAAAGCATTTTGAGTTGGATATCGATGAAAACTTTAAGGAAGTGCCGCAATTTTGGGGTGAGGTATTTCAAAACGGCGTGTTTGTTGAAATCAGCAAATTATCGAATCAGGAACCATTAGGGGTACTGGGTGTTAGTACTTGTATGAATGGTAAAGATTTTGATTATTATATTGCTTCTGCAACAGACAAACTAATTCCAGAAAATATGTATGAATATGAAGTGCCAGAAACTACTTGGGCAGTATTTGAATGTATCGGACCTATGCCAAATGCTATACAGGACCTACAGAAGCGAATTATCACAGAGTGGTTGCCGACATCAGGGTATGAGTACGCAGATGCCCCGGATATAGAAGTGTACCCAGCGGGGGATATATCTTCACCAAATTATAAATGTGAGGTTTGGCTGCCGATTACAAAAAGTGAACTCGTTTCAGCAAGCTGA